A single window of Granulicella mallensis MP5ACTX8 DNA harbors:
- a CDS encoding anti-sigma regulatory factor produces the protein MTKTETLPIKDSSDVVFVRQRVRVWATEMKLSLVDQTKLVTAASELGRNTLEHGGGGELEISEVVNGLRKGIKLTFSDKGPGIPDIKLALTDGYTSRQGMGLGLGGSKRLMNEFEIQSAPGEGTTVTVIRWK, from the coding sequence GTGACTAAGACTGAGACACTACCCATCAAAGACTCTTCCGATGTGGTGTTTGTGAGGCAACGGGTCCGGGTTTGGGCAACAGAGATGAAGTTGAGCCTGGTCGACCAGACGAAGCTGGTTACGGCCGCAAGCGAGCTCGGCCGCAATACGCTTGAACATGGCGGAGGCGGAGAACTCGAAATCTCCGAGGTGGTGAACGGTCTGCGGAAGGGCATCAAGCTGACGTTCTCCGATAAAGGGCCCGGCATCCCGGACATCAAACTTGCGCTGACGGACGGATACACTTCCAGACAGGGCATGGGATTGGGCCTTGGAGGCAGCAAGCGGCTGATGAACGAATTCGAGATCCAGAGCGCTCCAGGGGAAGGCACGACGGTCACCGTCATCCGATGGAAGTAA
- a CDS encoding STAS domain-containing protein — translation MERIPILRMGNFLLVTIQVDMHDKLALTLQDDLTSKIADVGAKGVLIDISSLEIVDSFIGRTLANIASMARVLDAQTVVVGMQPAVAITLVELGMSLPGIRTALNVESGMQYLHETVTSDRDSEEYDGDSD, via the coding sequence ATGGAAAGAATTCCGATCTTACGGATGGGGAACTTCCTGCTGGTCACCATCCAGGTAGATATGCATGACAAGCTGGCGCTCACGCTCCAGGACGATCTGACGTCGAAGATTGCCGACGTTGGGGCGAAGGGCGTATTGATCGATATCTCCTCGCTTGAGATTGTGGACTCCTTCATCGGCCGCACGCTGGCCAATATTGCTTCGATGGCGAGGGTTCTGGATGCGCAGACGGTGGTCGTCGGTATGCAGCCGGCAGTGGCCATTACGCTGGTGGAACTGGGGATGTCTTTGCCGGGGATCAGAACTGCCCTGAACGTCGAGTCGGGTATGCAGTACCTGCACGAGACGGTTACGAGCGATCGCGACAGCGAGGAATATGACGGGGACAGTGACTAA
- a CDS encoding efflux RND transporter periplasmic adaptor subunit, whose product MKRSPFRRTISVQLLFASSFVIALAGCKQAPPPQAAGGPQAMPVQVAAVSMSPVPAGDTYVSTIKSRHSATMQPQIDGNITRILVKSGDSVKAGQLLMTIDPLKQQATVEQQRGTEFQKKAVVDYNKIEENRQKQLFEAGVISRDAYDQAVQALGNSTGDYNAAVQGTLTQQQQLAYYQIRAPFAGIIGDIPVHQGDYVSPTTVLTTVDENAGLEAYIYIPTERAAQVKLGLPVDLQDNSGNSLTKSTISFLSPQVDNGTQTILAKAEIPAATGAKRLRTQQLVRAHITWSSNPTPVVPVLAVTRIGGQTFVYVATPGTNGYTAHLVAVTVGDTLGNNYPVLTGLHTGDKVILSGLQFLQEGMPVKPLG is encoded by the coding sequence ATGAAACGTTCGCCTTTTCGCCGCACTATATCCGTTCAACTGCTGTTTGCGTCTTCGTTTGTGATTGCACTTGCAGGCTGCAAGCAGGCACCGCCTCCCCAGGCAGCCGGCGGCCCCCAGGCCATGCCCGTCCAGGTAGCGGCTGTCTCCATGTCACCCGTGCCGGCAGGCGACACCTATGTCTCCACGATCAAGAGCCGCCACTCGGCCACCATGCAGCCACAGATCGATGGCAACATTACGCGTATCCTGGTCAAATCCGGCGACTCCGTCAAGGCCGGCCAACTGCTCATGACCATCGACCCGCTCAAGCAGCAGGCCACCGTCGAGCAGCAGCGAGGCACCGAGTTCCAGAAGAAGGCCGTCGTCGACTACAACAAGATCGAAGAGAACCGCCAGAAGCAGCTCTTTGAGGCAGGCGTTATCTCCCGCGATGCCTACGATCAGGCCGTGCAGGCACTCGGCAACTCCACCGGTGACTACAACGCAGCCGTGCAGGGCACACTGACCCAGCAGCAACAGCTCGCCTATTACCAGATCCGCGCCCCCTTCGCAGGCATCATCGGCGACATCCCCGTCCACCAGGGCGACTACGTCTCCCCCACGACCGTGTTGACTACGGTCGATGAGAACGCCGGCCTCGAAGCCTACATCTATATTCCTACCGAACGCGCCGCACAGGTAAAGCTGGGCTTGCCGGTCGATCTGCAGGACAACAGCGGCAACAGCCTTACCAAATCCACCATCAGCTTCCTCTCCCCGCAGGTAGACAACGGCACGCAAACCATTCTCGCCAAGGCTGAGATACCCGCGGCCACCGGCGCGAAGAGGCTGCGCACGCAGCAACTGGTAAGGGCGCACATTACCTGGTCGAGCAACCCCACGCCTGTCGTTCCTGTACTTGCAGTCACCCGTATCGGCGGACAGACCTTTGTCTACGTCGCGACACCAGGCACCAATGGTTATACCGCTCATCTGGTGGCCGTTACGGTTGGCGACACACTGGGCAACAACTATCCGGTCCTTACCGGACTTCACACCGGGGACAAGGTCATCCTCTCCGGCCTGCAGTTTCTTCAGGAAGGCATGCCGGTCAAGCCTCTCGGCTAA
- a CDS encoding ATP-binding protein: MDETFKFPLLTIPLRHDRHVVQARQRARDVAALLGFEHQDQIRLATAASELARNAFRYAESGAVDFSVTNADPQVFVISVTDKGAGIPNLTEILDGRYVSKTGLGMGLIGTKRLMDHFHIASDSTGTRVECGKALPATAPAVNAASIKAISAKLAGGSAADPFDEIERQNQELLKTLAELKEKQDQLADLNQELEDTNRGVVALYAELEQHADDLRKVSDLKTSFLSNLSHEFRTPLNSISSLSRLLLGRTDGELSEEQEKQVTYIQHSASELSELVNDLLDLAKVEAGKIDVKPRHFEVNDFFGALRGMLKPLLAGNSLELIFDAAADLPTLYTDEGKVSQILRNLIANALKFTRKGHIRVTAEIEDGGWVAFRVADTGIGILPEDQERIFEEFTQIEGEMQSQVKGTGLGLPLSRRLAELLGGSLNVESESGQGSTFTARIPAHFGKTEIEPLAPLLNQEATGAPILFIEDNRETSFVHQSSLKNSNYRTVFVANIPESRAAMKQMSPSLVVLDRLIDQKDCLYYIEELRSQGYSGPILVVSVVDDAKSAIEAGADAFLAKPVPPFSLLNVVRELIEGAPSKTILLVDDDEVTRYLVGGALAKVGYRILEAHGGREALRLIKDEVPDAVVLDIAMPDMNGFEVLREIRKSLASKAIPVIVHSSRELSNQDRKLLLDSFTFFYPKQAFSGEGGPRGLLQVLESTGIGL, encoded by the coding sequence ATGGACGAGACATTTAAATTTCCGCTTCTGACCATTCCACTGCGGCATGACCGTCACGTCGTCCAGGCTCGTCAGCGAGCGCGCGATGTAGCAGCTCTGCTTGGTTTCGAGCACCAGGATCAGATACGCCTGGCGACGGCTGCCTCGGAGCTGGCACGTAACGCCTTCCGCTATGCGGAAAGCGGAGCCGTGGACTTTTCGGTCACCAACGCCGACCCACAAGTCTTCGTTATCTCGGTGACGGATAAAGGCGCAGGCATTCCCAACCTGACTGAGATTCTCGACGGCCGGTATGTGTCGAAGACGGGACTGGGTATGGGGCTCATCGGGACGAAGCGCCTCATGGACCATTTCCATATCGCTTCGGATTCTACAGGCACTCGCGTGGAGTGCGGCAAAGCTCTGCCTGCAACGGCTCCGGCGGTCAATGCCGCCAGTATCAAGGCCATTTCTGCGAAGCTTGCCGGAGGGAGTGCCGCCGATCCCTTCGATGAAATCGAGCGGCAGAACCAGGAGCTGCTGAAGACACTGGCGGAGCTCAAAGAGAAGCAGGACCAGCTTGCGGATTTGAACCAGGAGCTGGAAGACACCAATCGCGGGGTGGTGGCTCTCTACGCCGAGCTGGAGCAGCACGCAGATGACCTGCGCAAGGTCTCGGATCTCAAGACGAGTTTTCTCTCCAACCTTTCGCATGAGTTCCGGACTCCGCTGAACTCCATCTCATCCTTGAGCCGGTTGCTCCTGGGGCGTACCGATGGAGAGCTCTCCGAGGAGCAGGAGAAGCAGGTTACGTACATTCAGCACTCGGCCTCCGAGCTTTCAGAGCTGGTGAACGACCTTCTCGATCTGGCGAAGGTCGAAGCCGGAAAGATCGATGTGAAGCCGAGACACTTTGAGGTCAACGACTTCTTTGGTGCACTGCGCGGCATGCTGAAGCCATTGCTTGCGGGGAACAGCCTTGAACTGATCTTCGACGCGGCAGCCGATCTTCCAACCTTGTATACCGATGAGGGGAAAGTCTCACAGATTCTGCGCAACCTGATCGCCAATGCGCTGAAGTTTACCCGCAAGGGGCACATTCGCGTGACCGCGGAGATCGAAGACGGGGGATGGGTCGCCTTCCGCGTGGCCGATACCGGCATCGGCATTCTGCCCGAAGATCAGGAACGAATCTTTGAGGAGTTCACCCAGATCGAAGGCGAGATGCAGAGCCAGGTCAAAGGGACGGGGCTTGGGCTTCCTCTATCGAGGCGTCTCGCGGAGCTGCTGGGTGGCAGCCTGAATGTCGAGAGCGAATCCGGTCAGGGATCGACCTTTACGGCAAGAATACCGGCGCACTTTGGAAAGACTGAGATTGAGCCGCTGGCTCCTCTACTAAACCAGGAGGCGACCGGAGCTCCGATCCTGTTTATCGAGGATAACCGGGAGACAAGCTTTGTCCATCAGTCTTCACTGAAGAACAGCAACTACCGTACAGTCTTTGTCGCAAATATTCCCGAGTCGCGCGCGGCGATGAAGCAGATGAGCCCTTCGCTGGTCGTGCTGGACAGGTTGATCGACCAGAAAGACTGCCTCTATTACATCGAGGAGCTTCGGTCGCAAGGATACTCGGGACCTATTCTGGTCGTCAGCGTGGTGGACGATGCGAAATCGGCGATTGAGGCGGGCGCGGACGCCTTTCTTGCAAAACCGGTGCCCCCGTTTAGCTTGTTAAATGTGGTCCGGGAGTTGATTGAGGGGGCGCCGTCCAAGACCATTCTGCTGGTCGACGATGATGAAGTGACTCGCTACCTGGTGGGTGGTGCGCTCGCAAAGGTTGGCTATCGAATCCTCGAGGCCCACGGGGGCCGCGAAGCTCTTCGGTTAATCAAAGACGAAGTTCCCGACGCGGTCGTCCTCGATATCGCCATGCCGGATATGAACGGCTTCGAAGTATTGCGGGAGATACGAAAGAGTCTGGCATCCAAGGCGATTCCGGTCATCGTACATTCTTCGAGGGAACTCTCGAACCAGGATCGCAAATTACTTTTGGATTCGTTTACCTTCTTCTACCCCAAGCAGGCATTCAGCGGCGAAGGGGGCCCAAGAGGTCTACTCCAGGTGCTTGAATCAACGGGGATCGGTTTGTGA
- a CDS encoding response regulator transcription factor — translation MMDQESHASLQHKKILVIDDEPSITRALRASFLANGYDVRTAHDGIAGLHVLEDWGPDLVVTDLAMPDMDGIEICRQVRSKSSIPIILLSVRDDTESKIRALDAGADDYVTKPFSIDELLARVRTALRRLELVRRLTAQSPPGEEILRAGEFTVNTLNRQVTVQGREVRLTPREFELLLFFLRNADRVITHSAIIKSIWGPHSTHQPEYLRVLVSALRKKIEPDPLHPCFLLTDPWVGYRLTPTEEDPSQL, via the coding sequence ATGATGGACCAAGAGAGTCATGCTTCTCTGCAGCATAAAAAAATACTTGTAATCGACGATGAGCCATCGATCACGAGGGCTCTGCGCGCAAGCTTTCTCGCCAATGGCTATGACGTTCGAACAGCCCATGATGGAATCGCCGGTCTGCATGTATTGGAAGACTGGGGACCGGACCTGGTCGTAACAGATCTCGCCATGCCCGATATGGATGGAATTGAAATTTGCAGACAAGTCAGGTCGAAGTCCTCCATACCGATCATCCTGCTTTCCGTACGCGACGATACGGAGTCGAAGATCCGGGCTCTCGACGCAGGCGCAGACGATTACGTCACGAAGCCGTTCAGCATCGATGAGCTTCTTGCCAGGGTCCGGACCGCGCTTCGCCGGCTGGAACTCGTGCGGAGACTTACAGCACAATCTCCTCCAGGAGAGGAGATTCTTCGTGCAGGAGAGTTCACCGTCAACACACTGAATCGGCAAGTTACTGTTCAGGGACGTGAAGTACGACTGACGCCAAGAGAATTTGAACTGCTCCTGTTCTTTTTACGAAATGCGGATCGTGTCATCACCCATTCAGCCATCATCAAGTCGATCTGGGGTCCGCACAGCACACATCAACCCGAATATCTACGAGTGCTCGTTTCGGCGCTTCGCAAGAAGATCGAGCCTGACCCACTGCATCCCTGTTTTCTCTTAACGGACCCGTGGGTCGGATACAGGCTGACTCCCACGGAAGAGGATCCCTCCCAGCTATAG
- a CDS encoding ATP-binding SpoIIE family protein phosphatase, with protein sequence MPGSVVVPITAADASQTGHARRRALALANAIGFSELRQGQLGIIVTEAAGNIAAHAGRGELVLCPWQFENVAGMDVLAIDSGTGIADVGRSLEDGFSTAGTLGQGLGAISRLATAFQIYSVPGHGTVLFARIANESQSAARIAADYALGVVCLPITGETACGDAWDAAHTPGRSIYIVADGLGHGPAAAEASQEAIRIFRETSHLTPERILADAHGALAKTRGAAVSIAEVLYDKGIVNYAGVGNVAGSIYSGGQSRSMVSMNGTLGHSIGRIQSFSYPWEKNSALLLHSDGIATRWSMEQYPGLASRHPALIAGVLYRDYCRKRDDATILISRI encoded by the coding sequence TTGCCGGGAAGCGTGGTGGTTCCGATTACCGCGGCGGATGCCAGCCAGACCGGGCACGCACGCCGCAGGGCCCTTGCGCTTGCGAACGCGATCGGATTCAGCGAACTTCGCCAGGGACAGCTCGGTATTATCGTTACGGAGGCTGCGGGAAATATCGCAGCGCACGCCGGACGTGGCGAGCTTGTTCTTTGCCCGTGGCAGTTCGAGAATGTCGCGGGCATGGATGTGCTCGCTATCGACAGCGGAACCGGCATTGCAGACGTGGGCCGATCCCTTGAAGATGGTTTCTCGACGGCAGGTACGCTCGGCCAGGGTCTTGGCGCCATCTCGCGGCTTGCGACCGCTTTTCAGATCTATTCCGTGCCGGGCCATGGAACCGTCCTGTTTGCCCGTATTGCGAACGAATCTCAGTCTGCGGCCAGGATTGCCGCGGACTATGCACTCGGCGTTGTTTGCCTGCCGATTACAGGAGAAACAGCCTGTGGTGACGCATGGGACGCCGCGCATACGCCGGGGCGGAGTATCTATATTGTGGCCGATGGGCTCGGCCATGGTCCTGCGGCTGCGGAGGCCTCACAGGAGGCGATTCGTATCTTCCGGGAGACGTCGCACCTGACGCCGGAGCGAATCCTTGCCGATGCCCATGGAGCCCTCGCTAAGACACGCGGAGCTGCTGTATCGATAGCGGAAGTTCTTTACGACAAGGGGATCGTGAACTATGCAGGCGTCGGTAATGTTGCCGGGTCGATCTATAGTGGCGGACAGTCCCGGAGCATGGTGTCGATGAACGGAACTCTGGGGCACTCCATAGGTCGCATTCAGTCTTTTTCCTACCCCTGGGAAAAGAACTCTGCCCTCCTCCTGCACTCGGACGGAATCGCAACTCGCTGGAGTATGGAACAATATCCCGGATTAGCATCTCGTCATCCAGCGCTTATCGCGGGAGTTCTTTATCGCGACTATTGCCGTAAGCGTGATGATGCCACCATACTAATCTCACGCATTTAG
- a CDS encoding ATP-binding response regulator encodes MSTGKDIVLVVDDRPANRYTIVHALKRAGFETMEADTGKEALDLAKQVPAVILLDVKLPDILGYEVCRRLKSNPRTSHIPVLQLSAAFLDNESRVYALESGADAYLTQPVEPNVLIATVKSLIKVHEAESLAKLSAKQWQATFDALSEGVAVLDEAGTIQRCNRAMSDLLERTYSEIEGRILSELMQECFGIQVSELGSSQLQEASSGARYFQTRLEPVFLDGMQSGSIFVLADISQQKLAEHAALQNERLAATGRMAHTIAHEINNPLEAITNLLFLLKSATPGSKEAVSYLASAEDELVRVSRIARQILSFHRESDKPIELNLPELIDNALALNNRSIKEKNLEVSREWDAGITVRGFPAQMRQVFSNLLRNAIEASFDGGRIRIKISYCTIYHSGPQRAARITVADCGVGIPERNREKIFNAFFTTKELKGTGIGLWLSSSIIQEHRGRIQVRSRMQPGHSGTCISILLPTE; translated from the coding sequence GTGAGTACAGGCAAAGATATCGTCTTAGTCGTAGATGACCGGCCCGCGAATCGCTATACGATTGTGCACGCACTGAAGCGCGCGGGCTTCGAGACGATGGAGGCCGACACCGGAAAAGAAGCGCTCGATCTGGCGAAACAGGTTCCGGCCGTGATTCTTTTGGATGTGAAGCTACCCGACATTCTCGGCTATGAGGTTTGCCGAAGACTCAAGTCGAATCCTCGCACCAGCCATATTCCCGTGCTGCAGTTGTCGGCCGCGTTCCTGGACAACGAGAGCAGGGTCTATGCGCTCGAGAGTGGCGCGGATGCTTACCTGACTCAACCGGTAGAGCCGAATGTCCTGATTGCGACGGTCAAGTCTCTGATCAAAGTTCATGAGGCTGAGTCGCTGGCGAAGCTCTCTGCTAAACAGTGGCAGGCCACCTTCGATGCGTTGAGTGAAGGCGTAGCAGTCCTCGATGAAGCCGGCACGATCCAGCGCTGCAACCGCGCGATGTCAGATCTTCTGGAGCGTACGTACTCCGAGATCGAAGGCCGCATCCTGAGCGAACTGATGCAGGAGTGTTTTGGTATTCAGGTCTCCGAACTCGGATCGTCGCAGCTTCAGGAGGCCAGTTCCGGCGCGCGATACTTTCAAACACGCCTTGAACCGGTGTTTCTCGACGGCATGCAAAGCGGCAGTATTTTCGTGCTGGCCGATATCAGCCAGCAGAAGCTCGCGGAGCACGCTGCACTTCAGAACGAACGGCTGGCTGCAACAGGACGCATGGCGCATACGATTGCGCATGAGATTAACAATCCGCTGGAAGCGATTACGAATCTTCTCTTTCTTCTGAAAAGCGCCACCCCCGGATCGAAAGAGGCCGTTAGCTATCTTGCCTCAGCCGAAGACGAGTTGGTTCGCGTCTCGCGCATTGCCCGGCAGATACTGTCGTTTCATCGAGAGTCGGATAAGCCGATTGAATTGAATCTGCCCGAACTGATCGACAATGCACTGGCGCTGAATAATCGTTCGATCAAAGAAAAGAACCTGGAAGTAAGCCGGGAGTGGGATGCCGGGATTACCGTCCGCGGTTTTCCCGCCCAGATGCGGCAGGTCTTTTCGAACCTCCTGCGGAATGCGATAGAGGCCTCTTTTGATGGCGGCAGGATTCGGATCAAGATCTCTTATTGCACGATCTATCACTCGGGGCCGCAGCGCGCAGCTCGCATTACGGTAGCCGATTGCGGAGTCGGAATTCCGGAGCGAAACCGCGAGAAGATCTTCAATGCTTTCTTTACGACCAAAGAACTCAAAGGTACAGGCATCGGTCTCTGGCTAAGCTCTTCGATCATTCAGGAGCATCGCGGTCGTATCCAAGTCCGAAGCCGCATGCAGCCTGGGCACTCAGGCACCTGTATCTCCATTCTTCTTCCAACAGAATAG
- a CDS encoding STAS domain-containing protein, with protein MANILDAIRKNQDGLLEEWVQGIKSGVRRRDLIDDRELKAQSAEVLAAICDVSADTTLDNLNAPAWQPLKDLLAGLSASRAVQGFTPSETAMFVLSSKSPLFNLIQRQAGNDAKQLFADVAIVGDFVDKLALHTTDSFIHGRDQVIMRQQEEMLELSTPVVTLWDGIVALPLIGTLDSARTQVVMESLLQAIVKTNSRFAIIDITGVPTVDTLVAQHLLKTITAARLMGAECILSGIRPQIAQTIVHLGINLEDVITKAKLSDAFRLALERSGRTVTRLEKSKGSALARYGEQ; from the coding sequence ATGGCGAACATATTGGATGCAATCCGGAAGAATCAGGACGGTCTTCTGGAAGAGTGGGTGCAGGGAATCAAGAGTGGCGTTCGCAGACGCGATCTGATCGATGACCGTGAACTGAAGGCGCAGTCGGCAGAGGTTCTCGCGGCGATCTGCGATGTCTCCGCCGATACCACCCTGGATAACCTCAACGCGCCGGCCTGGCAGCCGTTGAAGGATCTTCTGGCCGGCTTGTCCGCCTCGCGCGCTGTGCAGGGTTTTACGCCCTCCGAGACGGCGATGTTCGTACTGTCCTCGAAATCGCCTCTTTTCAACCTTATTCAGCGCCAGGCCGGCAACGACGCCAAGCAGCTTTTTGCGGATGTCGCTATTGTTGGCGATTTTGTGGACAAGCTGGCGTTGCATACAACGGACAGCTTTATCCACGGTCGCGATCAGGTCATCATGCGGCAGCAGGAGGAGATGCTCGAGCTCTCGACGCCGGTTGTGACCCTGTGGGACGGCATCGTTGCGTTGCCGCTGATTGGAACGCTTGACAGCGCGCGCACCCAGGTAGTGATGGAGTCGCTGCTGCAGGCCATTGTGAAGACGAACTCGCGCTTCGCCATCATCGACATCACCGGCGTTCCTACGGTTGACACGCTGGTTGCACAGCACCTCTTGAAGACGATCACCGCGGCAAGGCTCATGGGTGCGGAGTGCATTCTGAGCGGTATTCGGCCTCAGATTGCACAGACCATTGTTCACCTGGGGATCAACCTGGAGGACGTGATTACCAAGGCAAAGCTCTCCGATGCCTTCCGCCTGGCTTTGGAACGCAGCGGCCGAACGGTAACGCGTCTTGAGAAGTCCAAAGGTTCAGCGCTTGCGAGATACGGAGAGCAGTAA
- the kdpB gene encoding potassium-transporting ATPase subunit KdpB, whose product MPNARKRSPWDASLIRRAVVDAFAKLSPRAVMKNPVMCVVEVGSVVSSIYLFSATGMDHGSFWFDLQVTLWLWFTVLFANFAEAMAEGRGKAQAAALRRAKSETTAVRLKENGRTEEVPSSQLRAGDIVFVVAGELIPGDGEVIQGVASVDESAITGESAPVIREAGGDRSAVTGGTRVLSDQIKIEVSSNPGETFLDRMIALVEGAERQKTPNEIALNILLAGLTIIFLLAVVTLQAIATYSMVPQSVFVLVSLLVCLIPTTIGGLLSAIGIAGMDRLVQHNVLATSGRAVEAAGDVSTLLLDKTGTITLGNRQASEFIPAPGVSKDQLADAAQLSSLPDETPEGRSIVILAKEVYGLRGREFSELQAEFIPFSATTRMSGIDMEGRVIRKGSTEAVAAFLKERGGSLPDEVRDTVEVVARSGGTPLVVAENNRALGVIHLKDIVKGGMKERFAELRSMGIRTIMITGDNPLTAAAIAREAGVDDFLAEAKPKDKMDLIQREQAEGKLVAMTGDGTNDAPALAQADVGVAMNTGTQAAKEAGNMVDLDSNPTKLIEIVAIGKQLLMTRGALTTFSIANDVAKYFAIIPAMFAGVFPVLAVLNVMHLKNAQSAVLSAVIFNALIIVGLIPLALRGVSYRAMSAEALLRRNLMIYGFGGLASPFLGIKLIDMIITALHLA is encoded by the coding sequence ATGCCAAACGCCCGTAAACGCTCGCCGTGGGATGCCAGCCTGATCCGCAGAGCCGTTGTCGATGCGTTTGCCAAGCTCAGCCCACGCGCCGTGATGAAGAACCCAGTCATGTGCGTTGTGGAGGTCGGCAGTGTCGTCTCCAGCATTTATCTCTTCAGCGCCACGGGTATGGATCATGGCTCCTTTTGGTTCGACCTGCAGGTCACGCTCTGGCTCTGGTTTACGGTGCTGTTCGCGAACTTCGCGGAAGCGATGGCCGAAGGCCGCGGCAAGGCACAGGCAGCCGCTTTGCGGCGTGCGAAGTCGGAGACGACAGCCGTTCGCCTCAAAGAAAATGGAAGGACAGAAGAGGTTCCCAGTTCGCAGCTTCGCGCCGGCGATATCGTCTTTGTTGTTGCCGGGGAGTTGATCCCGGGAGATGGTGAGGTGATTCAAGGTGTCGCCTCGGTGGACGAGTCGGCGATCACGGGTGAATCGGCTCCGGTGATTCGCGAGGCAGGCGGAGACCGCTCCGCCGTTACGGGTGGGACCAGGGTGCTCTCCGATCAGATCAAAATAGAAGTGTCGTCTAATCCCGGCGAGACCTTCCTCGATCGAATGATTGCTCTCGTGGAAGGTGCGGAACGGCAGAAGACACCGAATGAGATTGCACTCAACATCCTGCTGGCTGGCTTGACGATTATCTTTCTCCTGGCGGTTGTAACGCTGCAGGCAATTGCTACATATTCCATGGTGCCGCAATCGGTCTTTGTTCTGGTCTCGTTGCTGGTGTGTCTTATCCCGACAACGATCGGAGGGCTTCTCTCTGCGATCGGTATAGCGGGGATGGACCGGTTGGTACAGCACAATGTGCTGGCTACGTCTGGAAGGGCAGTAGAAGCTGCGGGTGATGTCAGCACGCTGCTGCTGGATAAGACCGGAACCATTACTTTGGGTAATCGGCAGGCCTCCGAGTTTATTCCTGCTCCTGGTGTGTCGAAAGATCAACTTGCGGATGCAGCGCAACTGTCCTCTCTCCCCGATGAGACACCCGAGGGTCGCAGCATCGTGATCCTGGCCAAGGAAGTCTATGGCTTGCGTGGCCGGGAGTTCAGTGAACTGCAGGCAGAGTTTATTCCTTTTTCGGCGACGACCCGCATGTCAGGAATCGACATGGAAGGCCGCGTGATTCGCAAAGGATCGACAGAGGCGGTTGCAGCTTTCCTGAAAGAAAGAGGAGGCTCGCTGCCGGATGAAGTTCGCGACACAGTTGAGGTTGTTGCCCGCAGCGGAGGTACGCCCCTTGTGGTGGCGGAGAACAATCGCGCTCTGGGGGTAATCCACCTGAAAGACATCGTGAAAGGCGGAATGAAAGAGCGCTTCGCGGAGCTTCGGTCGATGGGGATTCGAACCATCATGATTACCGGGGACAATCCGCTGACTGCCGCGGCGATCGCTCGTGAGGCTGGAGTGGATGACTTCCTGGCCGAGGCCAAACCGAAGGACAAGATGGATCTCATTCAACGGGAGCAGGCTGAAGGCAAGCTTGTCGCGATGACCGGAGATGGCACCAACGATGCTCCGGCGCTTGCGCAGGCTGATGTAGGGGTAGCCATGAATACAGGCACCCAGGCAGCGAAAGAAGCTGGCAACATGGTGGATCTCGACTCCAATCCCACGAAGCTCATCGAGATTGTGGCGATCGGCAAGCAGCTTCTGATGACCCGTGGAGCGCTTACAACGTTCTCGATTGCCAATGACGTCGCAAAATACTTTGCAATTATTCCCGCGATGTTTGCCGGTGTCTTTCCTGTGCTGGCCGTTCTCAACGTCATGCATCTGAAGAACGCTCAATCGGCGGTGTTGTCGGCTGTCATCTTCAATGCCCTGATCATCGTTGGCCTGATCCCGCTGGCGCTTCGAGGTGTCAGCTACAGGGCGATGTCCGCAGAAGCGCTTCTCCGCCGCAACCTCATGATCTATGGCTTTGGAGGCCTCGCCTCTCCGTTTCTTGGAATCAAGCTGATCGACATGATCATCACTGCACTTCATCTGGCATAA